The following coding sequences are from one Acidimicrobiia bacterium window:
- a CDS encoding class I SAM-dependent methyltransferase, whose product MSPSVGRDETWDLAPCFILEGGVSWWQTIGVKNYTARTYGDRHAAVYDEWYGDDGGIALTRIGNPDQVATHVAHLADGGPVLELGVGSGRLALPLAAQGLTVTGVDASAAMLDLLRAKPDADQITLIEGDMADPPGLADNSFAVVLVGFNTFFNLTTLAAQTTCMASIERLLQPGGHLVIEAFVPAPDGHDGLTVRTVELDRVLLDAVQIDPEQQTITGQRIEITEDGNRLFPYLLRYLTPEQFDQMAAQTGMGLLTRHENWAGEAFTKTSGTHVSVWQKPLN is encoded by the coding sequence CTGTCCCCATCTGTTGGCCGAGATGAGACGTGGGACCTGGCCCCATGTTTCATCTTGGAAGGCGGGGTAAGTTGGTGGCAGACTATAGGAGTGAAGAACTACACAGCACGCACTTACGGCGACCGGCACGCCGCTGTTTACGACGAGTGGTACGGCGACGACGGCGGTATCGCTCTCACCCGCATCGGAAACCCCGACCAAGTAGCCACCCACGTCGCCCACCTGGCCGACGGCGGACCAGTTCTTGAACTCGGCGTGGGCAGCGGGCGCCTGGCCCTCCCCCTGGCCGCTCAAGGCCTCACGGTTACCGGAGTGGATGCCTCGGCCGCCATGTTGGATTTACTACGAGCCAAACCAGATGCCGACCAAATCACTTTGATAGAAGGCGACATGGCCGACCCGCCCGGGCTCGCAGACAACTCTTTCGCCGTGGTGCTGGTGGGGTTCAACACTTTTTTTAACCTGACCACCTTGGCTGCCCAGACCACCTGCATGGCCAGCATCGAGCGGCTGCTGCAACCCGGCGGGCACCTAGTTATCGAAGCCTTTGTACCCGCCCCCGACGGCCACGATGGGCTCACCGTACGCACCGTAGAACTCGACCGAGTGTTACTGGACGCCGTACAAATAGACCCCGAGCAACAAACCATCACCGGCCAACGCATAGAAATAACCGAAGACGGCAACCGCTTGTTCCCCTACCTTTTGCGCTACCTCACCCCCGAGCAATTCGACCAAATGGCAGCCCAAACAGGGATGGGCTTACTCACCCGCCACGAAAACTGGGCCGGCGAAGCATTTACGAAAACCTCCGGCACCCACGTATCGGTGTGGCAAAAACCCTTGAACTAA
- the murA gene encoding UDP-N-acetylglucosamine 1-carboxyvinyltransferase: protein MLVRPSGPLRGTVKVGGAKNSVLKLMAASLLAPGQFTIRNVPAIADVMWMGELLEHMGVSVSRTDDVLTIEVPDQLTPEAPYELVERMRASIVVLGPLLARFGRAKVSVPGGDDFGHRPIDMHLQALEELGATFSTSHGYIEGRAERLVGTRVLLEFPSVGATENLLMAAVLAQGTTVIDNAAREPEIADLADFLNAMGAKITGAGRSVLVVEGVTELHAVEHTVIPDRIEAATYLAAVGIAGGEITIAGARADHMSMLLRKVGEMGMETNPVVNGLEVKVDQRLRSVDVSTLPYPGVATDYKPLLVAMLSVADGVGIVTENIFAGRFRYADELVRMGADIRVEGHHAVVRGMAALSGAPVRAPDIRAGAALVVAGLAAEGETLIAEAHHVARGYQDLVGNLSALGADVSYA from the coding sequence ATTTTGGTGCGACCTTCGGGGCCTCTGCGCGGCACGGTAAAAGTGGGTGGGGCCAAGAACTCGGTGCTAAAACTCATGGCCGCTTCTTTGTTGGCGCCGGGCCAGTTCACCATCAGGAACGTGCCGGCCATTGCTGATGTTATGTGGATGGGCGAACTTCTTGAACACATGGGCGTCTCGGTAAGTCGAACGGATGATGTGCTGACCATTGAGGTGCCCGACCAACTCACGCCGGAAGCGCCTTATGAACTGGTGGAACGCATGCGGGCATCCATTGTAGTTTTGGGGCCATTGTTGGCTCGTTTTGGCCGGGCCAAAGTATCGGTACCGGGCGGCGACGATTTTGGCCATCGACCCATCGACATGCATCTGCAAGCTTTAGAAGAACTCGGCGCTACTTTTTCTACTAGCCATGGTTACATCGAGGGCCGTGCCGAACGCCTAGTGGGTACTCGAGTCTTGTTGGAGTTCCCGAGTGTGGGGGCCACAGAAAACTTGTTGATGGCTGCCGTGTTAGCGCAAGGCACCACGGTGATCGATAACGCTGCTCGTGAACCAGAGATTGCAGACCTGGCAGATTTCTTGAACGCGATGGGGGCCAAAATTACTGGAGCGGGCCGTTCGGTGCTCGTCGTCGAGGGGGTCACTGAACTTCATGCCGTAGAGCACACGGTAATCCCTGACCGTATTGAGGCCGCTACTTATTTAGCAGCAGTGGGGATCGCCGGCGGCGAGATCACCATTGCCGGGGCACGAGCCGACCACATGTCGATGCTTTTGCGAAAAGTTGGCGAAATGGGTATGGAGACCAACCCGGTGGTCAATGGATTGGAAGTCAAAGTCGACCAGCGTTTGCGGTCGGTTGATGTTTCTACTTTGCCTTACCCGGGGGTGGCTACCGATTACAAACCGTTGTTGGTGGCCATGTTGTCGGTGGCTGACGGGGTGGGCATCGTGACGGAAAACATTTTTGCGGGGCGCTTTCGCTACGCCGATGAGTTGGTGCGCATGGGCGCCGATATTCGTGTGGAGGGCCATCATGCGGTGGTGCGGGGCATGGCCGCGCTCTCTGGTGCACCGGTGCGGGCGCCGGATATTCGTGCGGGGGCTGCGCTGGTGGTAGCGGGTCTGGCGGCGGAAGGCGAAACGCTGATTGCTGAGGCGCATCACGTTGCTCGGGGCTATCAGGATTTAGTCGGCAACTTGTCGGCTTTAGGGGCCGACGTTTCTTACGCTTGA
- the ligA gene encoding NAD-dependent DNA ligase LigA, with protein sequence MEKFKDSQDAAARAALLRTQIEHHNELYHTQDAPEIPDADYDALLVELHRLEAEHPELVTADSPTHQVGASTINTFAEVAHQLPMMSLDNAFDTDELTAWADRVRRRLGDEAPEPAWVCELKFDGLAVSLRYEDGVLVQAATRGNGKVGEDVTPNVRTIAGIPQELAPGAPPVLEVRGEVYMGLQAFADLNARQAAAEEKLYVNPRNTAAGSLRQKDAKVTATRKLSFWAYALGEMIEGPEIASHLEMLTWLGTLGFPVNQKTKRFASFSQVIDHVNHVEKIRHDLDYEIDGVVVKVDALGLQTGLGATARAPRWAMAYKLPPEERTTTLLDIEVSIGAGGQATPFARLEPVFVGGSTIAAATLHNADQVAAKDVRPGDTVIVRKAGDVIPEVVGPVLADRPSSRKPWRFPTECPTCDVTLVRPEGEAATFCPNHACPAQVRGRLEHFVSRGAMDIEGFGEQRVDLFVTEGLLSDVSGIFTLDFERIAAFEGFGELSLNNLAAAIETAKQRPLGRLLFGLRIPHVGTTVADLIADACGDLDGLERASQEDLEAVEGLGPIIAASVHGWLRLDHNQELLQRLRAAGLNLNAPQASGDKQEQTLEGFSVVVTGTLETMSRSDAKAAILARGGKSPGSVSKATTALVAGAGGGSKLGKAETLGVPVLNEIQFAELLATGQLPA encoded by the coding sequence GTGGAAAAGTTTAAAGATTCTCAAGATGCGGCGGCTCGAGCGGCTCTTTTGCGCACCCAAATCGAGCACCACAACGAGTTGTACCACACCCAAGATGCCCCAGAAATCCCCGATGCCGACTACGACGCTTTACTAGTCGAGCTGCATCGTTTAGAAGCCGAACACCCAGAACTGGTTACTGCAGATTCACCCACTCACCAAGTGGGGGCGTCAACTATCAATACTTTTGCTGAGGTGGCGCACCAGTTGCCCATGATGTCGTTAGACAATGCTTTTGATACCGATGAGTTGACGGCTTGGGCCGACCGGGTGCGGCGGCGACTTGGTGATGAGGCCCCAGAGCCTGCTTGGGTATGCGAATTGAAGTTTGACGGCTTGGCGGTTTCACTGCGTTACGAAGATGGCGTATTGGTGCAGGCCGCCACTCGAGGGAACGGAAAAGTAGGCGAAGACGTCACGCCGAACGTGCGCACCATTGCTGGGATCCCTCAAGAACTTGCCCCAGGGGCGCCCCCAGTACTTGAGGTACGGGGCGAGGTCTACATGGGTCTCCAAGCTTTTGCTGATCTGAATGCTCGGCAAGCAGCGGCCGAAGAAAAATTGTACGTGAATCCTCGCAACACGGCGGCCGGTTCGTTGCGGCAAAAAGACGCCAAGGTGACTGCCACCCGCAAGTTGTCATTTTGGGCTTATGCCTTGGGCGAGATGATCGAGGGGCCTGAGATTGCTTCGCATCTCGAAATGTTGACTTGGCTGGGCACTTTGGGGTTTCCGGTTAATCAGAAAACAAAACGCTTCGCAAGTTTTTCCCAAGTGATTGACCACGTAAACCATGTTGAAAAAATACGTCACGACTTGGACTACGAGATCGATGGGGTAGTGGTCAAGGTTGATGCTTTGGGGTTGCAAACGGGGTTAGGGGCAACCGCTCGTGCCCCCCGCTGGGCCATGGCTTACAAGTTGCCGCCCGAAGAACGCACCACCACGCTGCTCGACATTGAGGTTTCTATTGGGGCTGGCGGTCAAGCCACACCTTTTGCTCGTCTGGAACCGGTCTTCGTGGGCGGGTCAACTATTGCCGCGGCAACCCTGCACAACGCTGATCAGGTAGCGGCTAAAGATGTGCGCCCTGGCGACACGGTGATCGTACGCAAAGCCGGTGATGTTATTCCAGAGGTGGTGGGCCCGGTGTTGGCCGACCGTCCCTCTAGTCGTAAACCGTGGCGGTTCCCTACGGAGTGCCCAACTTGTGACGTAACGCTGGTGCGGCCCGAAGGCGAGGCGGCTACTTTCTGCCCAAATCATGCTTGCCCGGCACAGGTACGTGGGCGTCTTGAACATTTTGTTTCTCGGGGAGCCATGGATATCGAAGGCTTCGGCGAACAAAGGGTTGATCTTTTTGTCACCGAAGGGCTGCTCTCTGATGTGTCGGGCATTTTCACTTTGGATTTCGAACGCATCGCCGCTTTTGAAGGCTTCGGAGAATTATCTCTCAACAACTTGGCGGCGGCGATAGAAACCGCAAAGCAACGACCGTTGGGGCGACTGTTGTTTGGTTTGCGTATCCCTCACGTGGGCACCACGGTGGCCGATCTCATCGCCGATGCTTGCGGCGATCTTGATGGGTTAGAGCGAGCTTCGCAAGAAGACCTTGAAGCCGTTGAAGGGTTGGGTCCTATCATCGCGGCCTCGGTGCATGGATGGCTTCGCCTTGATCACAACCAAGAGTTGCTCCAGCGTTTGCGAGCGGCTGGCCTGAATCTCAATGCGCCGCAAGCATCAGGCGATAAACAAGAACAAACCCTTGAAGGTTTCAGCGTGGTGGTTACCGGGACGTTAGAAACCATGAGCCGTAGCGACGCCAAAGCAGCCATTTTGGCTCGCGGCGGCAAGTCCCCGGGCAGTGTTTCAAAAGCCACCACTGCGTTGGTGGCTGGTGCGGGCGGCGGGTCGAAACTCGGAAAGGCTGAAACGTTGGGTGTTCCGGTGCTTAACGAAATCCAGTTCGCCGAGTTGCTCGCTACCGGCCAACTGCCTGCTTAG
- the mnmA gene encoding tRNA 2-thiouridine(34) synthase MnmA: protein MSRVMVAMSGGVDSSVAAALMIEAGHEVVGVTLRLWGGESDSGCCAVSDVDDARRVADTLGIDHHVFNMSEDFDQHVVEPYVAAHAAGLTPNPCLECNRHIKFDLLHRRVEALGFERLATGHHARVVQTAAGVYRMARAVDAAKDQSYVLHMLGQEQLAALDLPVGEMTKDEVRQRAAILGLRTATKPDSQDVCFITQQHGRQDFLRQRISLTPGRVVDADGNELGKIESVEMVTIGQRKGVATVGGADPRYAIAVDVPSATVTVGSAADLLVKVTPVKNFTWAEEPFAGPVLAQISAHGQPMEAELAGNEVRWAQRQRRVAPGQAVVFYDGDQVIGGAIAG, encoded by the coding sequence ATGAGCCGAGTCATGGTGGCCATGTCGGGCGGGGTGGATTCCTCAGTAGCGGCGGCGTTGATGATTGAAGCCGGCCACGAAGTGGTTGGGGTGACTTTGCGTTTATGGGGTGGCGAGTCTGACTCAGGGTGTTGTGCGGTTTCTGATGTGGACGATGCCCGCCGGGTGGCCGACACTTTGGGTATCGATCACCATGTTTTCAACATGAGTGAAGATTTTGATCAGCATGTGGTGGAGCCGTATGTGGCGGCCCATGCGGCGGGGTTGACCCCTAACCCGTGTCTGGAATGCAACCGCCATATTAAGTTCGACTTGTTGCATCGCCGGGTAGAGGCCTTGGGTTTTGAGCGTTTAGCTACTGGGCATCATGCGCGGGTGGTGCAAACGGCGGCCGGGGTGTACCGCATGGCTCGAGCGGTTGATGCCGCTAAAGATCAGTCCTACGTTTTGCATATGCTGGGTCAAGAACAGTTGGCTGCTTTAGATCTCCCGGTGGGTGAGATGACCAAAGATGAGGTGCGGCAACGAGCGGCCATTTTAGGCCTGCGTACGGCCACTAAGCCCGATAGCCAAGACGTGTGTTTTATTACCCAACAACATGGACGGCAAGATTTTTTACGGCAACGAATTTCTCTTACCCCGGGCCGAGTGGTTGATGCCGACGGTAATGAATTGGGCAAGATTGAGTCGGTAGAAATGGTGACTATCGGGCAACGCAAGGGGGTGGCCACTGTGGGGGGCGCTGACCCGCGTTACGCCATAGCAGTAGACGTGCCGTCAGCCACGGTGACCGTTGGTTCGGCGGCCGATTTGCTGGTGAAGGTCACCCCGGTGAAAAATTTTACGTGGGCAGAAGAACCTTTTGCTGGGCCAGTGCTGGCGCAAATTAGTGCCCATGGTCAGCCTATGGAAGCCGAGTTGGCGGGCAACGAGGTTCGTTGGGCGCAGCGGCAACGCCGGGTAGCGCCGGGCCAGGCCGTGGTGTTTTACGACGGCGACCAGGTAATTGGTGGAGCGATTGCTGGTTAA
- a CDS encoding enoyl-CoA hydratase/isomerase family protein, with amino-acid sequence MDDFNFLQVARHEVTDGGPVVVITLDRPKVNALSTALLNEILVAAEACTADPPGAVVITGAGRFFAAGAEISEFTDPATRGAIGQAFRDAFDAVAGIPCPVVAAVNGFALGGGAELAWCCDYRIAGESTVFGQPEILLGIIPGAGGTQRLTRLLGVARTKELVFEGGQLAATQAADLGLVNAVVADDEVLSVAMARAEALARGPQLALRAAKAAIDFGIDGSLAEGLDLEGEVFTELFDTDDAQTGIASFFEHGPGKATFSGR; translated from the coding sequence ATGGATGATTTTAATTTTTTGCAAGTAGCCCGTCATGAGGTAACTGATGGCGGTCCGGTAGTGGTCATTACTTTGGATCGCCCCAAGGTGAACGCCTTGTCGACGGCACTATTGAATGAGATCTTGGTGGCGGCGGAGGCCTGCACTGCGGACCCTCCAGGTGCGGTGGTCATTACGGGGGCTGGCCGGTTTTTTGCTGCTGGGGCAGAGATTTCTGAGTTCACCGACCCGGCTACTCGTGGTGCTATTGGTCAGGCTTTTCGGGATGCTTTTGATGCGGTGGCGGGCATACCTTGCCCGGTGGTGGCGGCGGTTAATGGTTTTGCGTTGGGTGGCGGAGCGGAGTTGGCGTGGTGCTGCGACTATCGCATTGCCGGGGAGTCCACGGTGTTTGGTCAACCAGAGATTTTGTTGGGCATTATCCCCGGGGCGGGCGGTACCCAGCGCTTGACCCGTTTGCTTGGGGTGGCCCGCACGAAGGAACTGGTTTTTGAGGGCGGGCAGTTGGCGGCTACCCAAGCCGCGGATTTAGGTTTGGTGAACGCTGTGGTGGCCGATGACGAGGTGCTGAGTGTGGCTATGGCTCGGGCTGAAGCGTTGGCTCGAGGTCCGCAGTTGGCGTTACGGGCCGCTAAGGCGGCTATTGATTTTGGTATTGACGGCTCGTTGGCGGAGGGGCTTGACTTAGAGGGCGAAGTATTTACTGAACTTTTCGACACCGATGATGCACAAACTGGCATTGCTTCATTTTTTGAACATGGCCCGGGCAAAGCCACTTTTTCCGGTCGCTGA
- a CDS encoding DNA-binding protein: MSNYLQVPKATIYSWRYHGTAPPAVKLGRHLRWRPDDVEAWLVERTSTGSHSSDPL, translated from the coding sequence CTGAGCAACTACCTTCAAGTCCCCAAGGCCACGATCTACTCATGGCGATACCACGGCACCGCACCACCCGCAGTCAAACTCGGGCGACACCTACGTTGGAGACCAGATGACGTTGAAGCGTGGCTAGTCGAGCGAACTTCGACGGGAAGCCACTCCTCCGACCCGCTATAG
- a CDS encoding rhomboid family intramembrane serine protease, whose protein sequence is MNASEACDRHPDRRAGVTCQRCGSRICPDCMRSASVGFHCPSCAAGSPIEAKNRRRVRRASGDPEATRAIIGLNALAFLWSLMNGGSLSGAGGDTTLDFGLLGFGRTRVDGLMTDIGVAEGEWWRLVSSAFLHAGILHIVFNMYLLWMLGRQLEQLHGRSRFVGLYVGSLAAGSLGVMLMDPTALTVGASGAVFGLMAAMFVHQQRRGISPWRSGIGGLVLLNVFFTFGRPGISIGGHLGGLLGGAFLAWALDEMDKKQVSRQRSTLVIAAFTVLCLVASVWAANRWYDPVF, encoded by the coding sequence ATGAATGCTTCGGAGGCTTGCGACCGCCACCCTGACCGCCGTGCGGGGGTGACCTGTCAGCGTTGTGGGAGCCGTATTTGCCCTGATTGTATGCGCAGTGCTTCGGTGGGGTTTCATTGCCCGTCGTGTGCGGCGGGTTCGCCGATAGAGGCCAAGAATCGCCGTAGGGTTCGGCGGGCTTCGGGCGACCCGGAGGCCACTCGGGCCATTATCGGGCTGAATGCTTTGGCATTCCTTTGGTCTTTGATGAACGGTGGCAGCCTTTCGGGGGCTGGGGGTGACACCACGTTAGATTTTGGCTTGTTGGGCTTTGGCCGCACTCGGGTGGATGGTTTGATGACCGATATTGGGGTGGCTGAGGGCGAGTGGTGGCGTTTGGTTTCGTCGGCCTTTTTGCATGCCGGTATTTTGCACATTGTTTTCAACATGTATTTGTTGTGGATGTTGGGCCGCCAGTTAGAGCAGTTGCATGGCCGGAGCCGTTTTGTGGGCTTGTATGTGGGTTCGTTGGCTGCCGGTTCTTTGGGGGTCATGTTGATGGACCCCACGGCGTTGACGGTGGGGGCGTCGGGGGCGGTGTTTGGTTTGATGGCCGCCATGTTTGTGCATCAGCAGCGTCGGGGCATTAGCCCGTGGCGGAGCGGTATCGGCGGTTTGGTGTTGCTGAATGTGTTCTTTACTTTTGGTCGTCCGGGCATCAGCATCGGTGGCCATTTGGGTGGTTTGCTGGGCGGAGCGTTTTTGGCCTGGGCCCTCGACGAGATGGATAAAAAACAAGTCAGCCGTCAACGCAGCACTTTGGTGATAGCGGCCTTTACTGTGTTGTGTTTAGTGGCCAGCGTGTGGGCCGCCAACCGTTGGTACGACCCAGTTTTCTAA
- a CDS encoding cysteine desulfurase: MEAYLDHAASTPARPEVIDAMVPWLADHPGNPSGAHKSAREARRAIDDVRDLVAELVGGDPGDVVFTSGGTEADNLAVDGVLGATGGLAVCSATEHPAVLEPVQESGGLIAPTDKAGRVDLTTLAEILDAVDDVALVSVMLANNETGVINPVAEVAALVAEKSSTTVVHTDAVQATAWIDLATHCAGAHLISLTGHKIGGPKGAGALVAKKGTPLRPVLRGGGQERERRSGTQNVPAIVGLGAALRLAMDERAAVVARVGALRDRLETGLLRTVENTTCSLPSGAERTPLVAHLCFGGIASESLLFLLEQDGIAASAASSCASGAQEPSHVLAAMGVDRQVAEGALRLSLGWTTTEAEIDHALEVIPPAVARLREYA; this comes from the coding sequence ATGGAGGCTTACCTGGATCACGCAGCGTCAACCCCGGCCCGTCCGGAGGTTATTGACGCCATGGTGCCTTGGTTGGCTGACCATCCTGGTAACCCGTCGGGGGCACACAAGTCGGCGCGAGAAGCCCGCCGCGCCATCGATGATGTGCGTGATTTGGTGGCCGAGTTGGTCGGCGGTGACCCTGGCGATGTGGTGTTTACCAGTGGTGGCACGGAAGCCGACAATTTGGCGGTCGATGGGGTTCTGGGGGCTACCGGCGGTTTGGCGGTTTGTTCCGCTACTGAACACCCGGCGGTGCTGGAACCCGTGCAAGAATCTGGCGGCCTTATCGCCCCCACCGATAAGGCCGGTCGAGTAGATCTAACTACTTTGGCTGAGATTCTTGATGCCGTTGACGACGTGGCCTTGGTGTCGGTCATGTTGGCCAATAACGAAACCGGTGTCATTAATCCGGTAGCCGAGGTAGCGGCTTTGGTGGCCGAAAAATCCTCTACCACGGTGGTGCATACCGACGCCGTGCAGGCCACCGCTTGGATAGATCTGGCCACCCACTGTGCCGGGGCTCATTTGATTAGCTTGACTGGACACAAAATTGGGGGCCCCAAAGGAGCGGGTGCTCTGGTGGCCAAAAAAGGAACCCCCTTGCGGCCCGTGCTGCGTGGCGGCGGGCAAGAACGTGAACGCCGTAGCGGTACCCAAAACGTGCCAGCCATTGTGGGGCTTGGAGCGGCGTTGCGCTTGGCTATGGATGAACGCGCCGCGGTGGTTGCTCGGGTGGGTGCGTTGCGGGATCGTTTAGAAACTGGCTTATTAAGGACGGTTGAAAACACCACCTGCAGTTTGCCCTCTGGTGCTGAACGCACCCCGTTGGTAGCACATCTGTGCTTTGGTGGGATAGCCAGCGAGTCGCTGCTGTTTCTTTTGGAACAAGATGGCATTGCGGCTAGTGCTGCGTCGTCGTGTGCCAGTGGGGCGCAAGAACCGTCGCATGTGTTGGCGGCTATGGGGGTAGATCGTCAGGTTGCTGAGGGCGCGCTGCGGTTGTCTTTGGGTTGGACCACCACCGAGGCTGAAATAGATCACGCCCTTGAGGTGATTCCTCCGGCGGTGGCTCGATTGCGGGAGTACGCCTGA
- a CDS encoding NifU family protein — MSLNVVPEAAGSLVEQVEKVIAVIRPAIQADEGDIALINVDEETGEVLVELMGACVECPASDQTLKAGIERIMKDRVPGVTSVRNTGETLVDDGTAITF; from the coding sequence ATGTCACTAAATGTTGTTCCTGAGGCTGCCGGTTCGTTAGTCGAACAGGTTGAAAAAGTTATTGCGGTTATTCGGCCGGCTATCCAGGCTGATGAGGGTGACATAGCTTTGATCAACGTGGATGAAGAAACCGGCGAGGTTCTGGTGGAGTTAATGGGGGCTTGTGTGGAATGCCCGGCTTCGGACCAAACCCTCAAAGCAGGCATTGAGCGCATAATGAAAGACCGGGTGCCGGGTGTTACTTCGGTGCGTAATACCGGCGAGACGCTGGTTGATGACGGTACGGCTATCACTTTTTGA
- a CDS encoding DUF3089 domain-containing protein — protein sequence MKKLVGLAIFVLLLMACSNKTEPFNEISTVSFETTIPIVETVIPQILENPYQGYVSDLYSDPATWLCWPAVDDVCERDQTATAIYPDGTSEVVSFEKTSEAVVDCFYVYPTTSGDMTLNSDLIPATAEEISTAWFQVSRYSQVCDVYAPMYQQMTKANISRAIEVPEDDLIGGPGTTGFEIAYEDVADAFKYYISKASTERGFILIGHSQGAAMLTQLLKREIDQNPLLRARLVSAHLFGGAHIAQSDNEFETISGCKQANEIGCIIAYNAFRIDTPPPSNSWFGRTWHDASWKDQDISWENISWDEVVSNPSLCVNPGNFGSGKAELTPYFFVNEGVEEVFEIATTWVTYPGLLTGECINDGTFGYLSVEILADYEDPRANEISGDLDPQYGLHGVDMNIALGNLITAAETQSISYLASKP from the coding sequence ATGAAAAAACTTGTTGGCCTCGCCATTTTTGTACTTCTGTTGATGGCGTGCAGCAACAAGACAGAACCCTTCAATGAAATTTCAACGGTAAGTTTTGAGACGACAATTCCGATTGTTGAGACAGTAATACCTCAAATATTAGAGAATCCGTATCAAGGCTATGTAAGCGATTTGTACAGTGATCCAGCAACTTGGCTTTGCTGGCCAGCCGTTGATGATGTTTGTGAACGTGATCAAACAGCAACAGCCATTTATCCTGATGGAACATCTGAAGTGGTTTCTTTTGAAAAGACCTCAGAAGCTGTAGTTGATTGTTTTTATGTTTACCCAACAACAAGTGGAGACATGACTCTAAACAGTGATTTAATTCCCGCAACGGCAGAAGAAATTTCTACCGCATGGTTTCAAGTTTCTCGCTATAGCCAAGTGTGTGACGTATATGCCCCGATGTATCAACAAATGACCAAGGCAAATATTTCTAGGGCTATCGAGGTTCCAGAAGACGACTTAATAGGGGGCCCGGGTACAACTGGCTTTGAAATTGCCTATGAGGATGTTGCTGATGCTTTCAAATATTACATTTCAAAAGCCAGCACAGAGCGTGGCTTCATCCTGATCGGCCACTCTCAAGGTGCAGCAATGTTGACACAACTACTCAAAAGAGAAATTGATCAAAATCCGTTACTTCGTGCTCGCCTAGTTTCCGCTCACCTTTTTGGAGGAGCACATATAGCTCAAAGCGATAATGAATTTGAAACAATTTCTGGTTGTAAACAGGCAAATGAAATTGGCTGCATCATTGCGTATAACGCTTTTCGTATTGATACTCCTCCTCCTTCTAATTCATGGTTCGGTCGGACATGGCATGATGCCTCTTGGAAAGATCAAGATATTTCTTGGGAAAATATCTCTTGGGATGAAGTCGTATCTAATCCTTCGTTATGCGTTAACCCTGGAAACTTTGGTTCCGGTAAAGCAGAGTTGACGCCATATTTTTTTGTCAATGAGGGCGTAGAAGAAGTTTTTGAAATAGCGACAACTTGGGTGACGTATCCGGGTTTACTTACTGGTGAATGCATAAATGATGGAACGTTTGGTTACTTGTCTGTTGAAATTTTGGCTGATTATGAAGACCCTCGTGCAAATGAAATTTCTGGAGATCTTGATCCTCAGTATGGGTTACATGGGGTGGATATGAATATTGCTTTAGGTAATTTAATAACCGCAGCTGAAACCCAATCTATTTCTTACTTGGCTTCGAAACCTTAG